ACACACTTCTATTGTTCCTCCAGTGAAAGCAGTGAAAGGACAGAGTGTGGGAAGCCAGAGGTAACTCACTCACAGAACCCTGTGGGACAATAGATCCAGACCTTTGCCCTGAAGAGACACAGATCAAAAGGGACACTGGCTCCCAAATGGGAACTTCTTGATCTGTTTCAAATCATATATCAaattttaaccctttttttcatcatggtaAAATTCCCAgcagttttacatttattgcCATTTCCTAAAGTTGACACTTGACAcaatcattgaaaaaaaaaatctgtcaaaaatgtaaagtgtaaaaGTAGATTGTTATTTATGATTAAAATTATACAATATTTGGTATGTTTAATTTCACCAACATTTCACTATTACAGCCTTATATTTTTCCattgaaaacaagacattgtaaaaaagaacatttttaagtaATAAAATCAGGCAAGTCACTGTTTTACTGAAAGAATATGACTATAGCCAAGTATCACGTGTTGAACTCAGTGCATGTTGGTTACATTTACACTATaggttataaaacaaaaacatttgaatgtcATTGTTGATATCCCCAATGGATTCCATTACTTCAGATTTTGACTGGGTATATTTTGGAATTCAGTCTTGATGAGCTTTTCacggtaaaaagaaaaatatggactCAACATGTTGAAAGAGAAGTCTCCAAAGGTCAATTTGGATTCAGGCAGAGccttcattttgtttaatgCACAGAGTGTGGGAAAGCTCTGGAGGGCGAGTTTAGACTGATTAGCAGCCTTGACTCCACCAGCAGCCGACTATTCTCCAAAGGGATTTGGCACACTTCAGGAAACAGCTGCCTCAGCCTCCCACCCTCGTATATAGAGCTGAAATTTTGATCCAGTTGGTGATACAATGGCACAATTATGATTGgactgtcaaaatgtttgaaagtTGGCTAAATAATCTGCCAAATCAACTGAGCTGACCGCTTATGATAAAGCTTTCAACATACTTTTAAACACTGCACACTCTCAGAGCCAGCCAATGGTGCTCTTTCCCTCCAGATGACTGGTGACGTCAGGTTCTGTTTCTACTACAACACACATCCAGTATCAGCCACAAAAGCTCCATTCAAAGTCCCTTTGTTGTTCACTGACCACAGCATTCACCGAGTCAGTGTGGGAAACTGAGAGCAACTTTCTACTCACACTGACGATGAGACACATGTCAGAGGACTGTGCCACAGCTGGCCAGCAGCATGACTGTTGTAATTATGTACCATTTAAATACATCAAGGGTATTAGAGCCTTTTTTAATGCCTGGCAGAACTTGCTTCCGAAATACAGCATCTTAAAAAGAACAAGAGTTTGGAAAAAGGTCACATTTggtgaaaagagaaatggaattgaaatattaagaaaaaaaggaggatacATGGCATGTATTGTACTTGCTAGATTTAAGTTGTGGCTCAAATGAAGCATTagagtaaaaaacaaattcccAGTAATGATTTAATTTAGTATATGTATACAATTAATTGCTATTTCCCCCACGTGTGTGATGGGATGATGAGCGTGTGCTCAGTCAAAGTCATTGATCCCAGCATCAGGCAGCAGATCTGATTTCTACAGGGTCACCACTTTCCCAGATTCAAACAGAGCTCTGTGAGTGTCTCTCCATCACCCCCCCAGTCCTCCACCTGTTCCCCTGAGATCTAACTATTGTCCCTGAGGCAATATAACACCATTCAGCATGATGCTGTTCCACATGCCTTATTGTCTCACCaagctctctgattggctgaaacTGTGAGAAACTCCAGCCAGACCAAGACCCACACATTCATATGGAGATGTGGGACTATAAATAGGAGGGATGAAGCCAACAGAGATCAGATTCTCTCTACAGAGACCTCTACAGCACAGAGATCCAGACATGACACCTACAATCACTGCAGCAATGACCAACTCTCAGGAGCATCTGACTCTGACCCACAAGGTAAATTGGAGATTCTAGAAGATTTAATCTTCATTCCTGAGAGGCTGACTTTGTTCATGCTAACACTTTACTCCAGAACAAGTTTATTCAtgactttgttcttctttctgcaGCTCAGAAAACCTCTGGTGGAGAAGTTACGCAGAGAGCGAATCAACAGCAGCATTGAGATGCTCAAGTCTCTCCTGGGTCCAGAGTTCctcaaacagcagccagacTCTAAGCTGGAGAAAGCAGACATCCTGGAGATGACAGTTTGCTTCctgacacagctgcagcagcagaatcaACAGCAGAGAAGACTGCTGAACCACGTCAACAAGCTGCAGTCTTCCTCTGATAAGAACCTGAGAGAGGCTGACTTCTCTCTTCTGAGCTCCACAGTCCAGACCAGCATCACCAAAGACAAGAGTCCACTCAACAGCGCCCTCTGGGGGCCGTGGTAGACACCTGCAGACTGGAGTTTCTACCAGATAAACTGAGATGACCATGTTGGTCAAAGATCACCGGAATTGAATTCTATGAAATC
This genomic interval from Xiphias gladius isolate SHS-SW01 ecotype Sanya breed wild chromosome 21, ASM1685928v1, whole genome shotgun sequence contains the following:
- the LOC120783143 gene encoding transcription factor HES-7.1-A-like, which translates into the protein MKPTEIRFSLQRPLQHRDPDMTPTITAAMTNSQEHLTLTHKLRKPLVEKLRRERINSSIEMLKSLLGPEFLKQQPDSKLEKADILEMTVCFLTQLQQQNQQQRRLLNHVNKLQSSSDKNLREADFSLLSSTVQTSITKDKSPLNSALWGPW